The following proteins are encoded in a genomic region of Synechococcus sp. ROS8604:
- the glnA gene encoding type I glutamate--ammonia ligase: protein MAKTAQDVLRQIKDEGIELIDLKFSDLHGKWQHLTVCSDMVDEDAFREGLAFDGSSIRGWKAINASDMSMVPDPATAWVDPFYRHKTLSLICSIQDPRTGDPYERCPRALAQKALAYLSNTGLADKAFFGPEPEFFLFDDVRYNSSEGGCFYSVDTIEAGWNSGRVEEGGNLAYKIQTKEGYFPVAPNDTAQDIRSEMLLMMAQLGIPIEKHHHEVAGAGQHELGMKFDELIQAADNVMTYKYVVRNVAKKYGKTATFMPKPVFNDNGTGMHVHQSLWKGGQPLFFGEGTYANLSQTARWYIGGILKHAPSFLAFTNPTTNSYKRLVPGFEAPVNLVYSEGNRSAAVRIPLTGPSPKAKRLEFRSGDALANPYLAFAAMMMAGIDGIKNQIDPGDGFDGDLFELPAEQLKDIATVPASLNGALEALNADHHYLLEGGVFTKDFIDNWINMKYEEVQQLRQRPHPHEFTMYYDA, encoded by the coding sequence ATGGCTAAAACTGCTCAGGACGTCCTCCGTCAGATCAAGGACGAAGGGATCGAGCTGATCGACCTCAAATTTTCCGATCTGCACGGCAAGTGGCAACACCTCACCGTGTGCTCGGACATGGTCGATGAGGATGCCTTTCGGGAAGGCCTGGCCTTTGATGGATCCTCCATACGCGGCTGGAAAGCGATCAACGCTTCCGACATGTCCATGGTTCCAGACCCCGCCACGGCATGGGTGGATCCGTTTTATCGCCATAAGACCCTCAGCCTGATCTGCTCGATTCAGGACCCAAGAACGGGTGACCCTTATGAGCGTTGTCCCCGTGCATTGGCACAGAAAGCGTTGGCTTATCTCTCCAATACAGGGCTGGCAGACAAGGCATTTTTTGGTCCAGAGCCTGAATTTTTCCTCTTCGATGACGTTCGCTACAACTCAAGCGAAGGTGGGTGCTTCTACAGCGTCGACACCATTGAGGCTGGCTGGAACTCCGGACGGGTGGAAGAAGGCGGGAACCTCGCCTACAAAATCCAAACGAAGGAAGGTTATTTTCCTGTAGCACCAAACGACACAGCGCAAGATATCCGCTCTGAGATGTTGTTAATGATGGCCCAATTGGGGATCCCAATTGAGAAGCATCACCATGAAGTTGCTGGTGCCGGTCAGCACGAATTGGGAATGAAGTTCGACGAACTCATTCAAGCTGCCGACAACGTGATGACCTACAAGTACGTCGTCCGCAACGTGGCCAAGAAGTACGGCAAAACAGCAACCTTCATGCCGAAGCCTGTCTTTAATGACAACGGCACAGGCATGCACGTGCACCAGAGCCTGTGGAAGGGTGGTCAGCCCTTGTTCTTCGGGGAAGGCACCTACGCCAACTTGTCTCAAACAGCCCGTTGGTACATCGGCGGAATCTTGAAGCATGCTCCAAGCTTCCTGGCCTTCACCAATCCCACCACCAATAGCTACAAGCGACTCGTCCCAGGATTTGAAGCACCGGTCAATTTGGTGTATTCAGAGGGCAATCGATCTGCCGCCGTTCGAATCCCCCTCACCGGCCCGAGTCCAAAGGCCAAGCGCTTGGAATTCAGATCCGGGGATGCGTTAGCCAATCCCTATTTGGCCTTTGCCGCCATGATGATGGCTGGTATCGATGGCATTAAGAACCAGATTGATCCTGGTGATGGCTTCGATGGTGACCTGTTTGAACTTCCCGCAGAGCAGCTCAAGGACATCGCAACCGTTCCTGCCTCTCTGAACGGAGCTTTAGAAGCTTTGAACGCTGATCATCACTACTTGTTAGAGGGTGGTGTTTTCACCAAAGACTTCATCGACAACTGGATCAACATGAAGTACGAAGAAGTGCAGCAGCTGCGTCAGCGGCCCCATCCCCACGAATTCACCATGTACTACGACGCCTGA
- a CDS encoding arginase family protein: MRDLFQLVDTDGSGWLSHDELSLIVSLLGTPEASIDSQELLERLDRDGNGRIRVDEFLTLLEDHNRLNCSLADLKRLKKSLVQISSTAGLSGVSLVEVDCDLGAGKPGAGSGIEMFKSAVKHQQDLQKMSAGLIAEIREGKTPSAHAATTGKSTTPHARHIKTIAGVMQDAANLVCSTLQQQSSPIVLAGDHSTAASTIAGIRRAHPQSRLGVIWIDAHADIHSPFTTPSGNMHGMPLAIACGHDNLSEAINDPEPVTRQLWKDLQQLHGFESAAIDFRDLIYVGVRDTEAAEDVTLASHSIPVISTEQVRRKGAIQAANHCLSCLSHLADVDLIDVTFDVDAMDSTICKGTGTPVPGGLWAHEAILLLRPLLSDPRVCCWEICEINPYLDELNTLAELSLGIFRAGLEVLGERFSSPSSSSSHAS, translated from the coding sequence TTGAGAGATCTGTTTCAGCTTGTCGATACAGATGGGAGCGGCTGGCTCAGTCACGACGAGCTTTCGTTGATAGTGTCTCTGCTGGGCACACCAGAAGCATCCATCGATTCCCAGGAGTTGCTGGAGAGGCTTGATCGCGATGGGAACGGACGGATCCGCGTTGATGAGTTTTTAACCCTGCTGGAAGACCACAACCGCCTCAATTGCTCCCTTGCAGACCTCAAACGCTTAAAGAAAAGCCTGGTGCAGATCAGCAGCACGGCTGGGCTGAGTGGAGTCAGTCTTGTGGAGGTGGACTGTGACCTGGGAGCGGGGAAACCCGGCGCAGGTTCAGGCATTGAAATGTTCAAAAGTGCTGTCAAACACCAGCAAGATCTCCAAAAAATGAGCGCAGGCTTGATCGCCGAGATTCGAGAGGGAAAAACACCATCGGCCCATGCCGCTACCACAGGAAAAAGCACCACACCCCACGCTCGTCACATCAAAACCATCGCTGGCGTGATGCAGGACGCAGCGAATTTGGTATGCAGCACGCTTCAGCAGCAGAGCTCCCCAATCGTCCTTGCGGGAGACCACTCCACCGCCGCCTCAACCATTGCAGGGATCCGTCGTGCCCATCCACAGTCGCGGCTTGGGGTGATCTGGATCGATGCCCACGCTGATATTCATTCCCCCTTCACGACCCCTTCGGGGAATATGCATGGGATGCCCTTGGCGATCGCCTGCGGGCACGACAATCTTTCAGAGGCGATCAATGATCCAGAGCCTGTCACCCGACAACTCTGGAAGGATCTGCAGCAACTGCACGGTTTCGAATCTGCAGCGATCGACTTCCGTGATCTGATTTATGTCGGCGTCAGAGACACCGAGGCCGCTGAGGATGTCACCTTGGCCAGCCACTCCATACCAGTGATCAGCACCGAGCAGGTCAGACGTAAGGGAGCCATTCAAGCTGCCAATCACTGCCTCTCCTGCCTCTCCCACCTCGCCGACGTGGACCTGATTGATGTGACCTTCGATGTGGATGCGATGGACTCAACCATCTGCAAAGGCACAGGCACCCCCGTTCCTGGGGGGCTCTGGGCGCACGAGGCCATTCTCCTGCTCCGCCCGCTTCTCTCCGATCCCAGGGTCTGCTGCTGGGAAATTTGTGAAATCAATCCCTACCTCGATGAACTGAACACCCTGGCGGAACTCTCTTTGGGAATCTTCCGGGCTGGGCTTGAGGTTCTTGGAGAGCGGTTCAGCTCACCCTCTTCATCCTCATCCCATGCAAGCTGA
- a CDS encoding urea transporter gives MQADAPSVYELLQALLPPPPAPLGRKGLFAEQHFRAGPWESGLRSFSQVIFINHPLSGGLLLLAFLIQSPWMALLAVLGMAAANAVSKLLNLGQSLRDQGIHGFNGALVGCAAAVVADSRSVVDTGLIAVFVAFGGGLTTLILELWRRLFHLRGDPPALTLPFCLITWGLVALVSPQMPDSIETVKAAASPGSVQALAFGLPHSFGQVFLCSDLVSGWLVLLAVAVASPIAAALGACGALMGMITALASGADSAAVAQGLWGYNGVLVAIALGGIFHVPGRRTLVMALIGAGFASLVQGLQGRLMGSLPALTLSFVLTTWMLQRLAGRTLPALIPVALHAVVSPEEHRKRFLVASELLGSFRRNLRQRLDGMAPNAGGEQTQSELNSEIQALFDELDLNRDGQLSLEELRHALLSGGTSKQSHQRRTSSLNDQLTATMASMDLNGDGHIDSAEFSQLIQRLQRLRQGEERLLLYLMPVDANGNDRLDQEELTRLLQSIGQPPLSAGEQALVFPNQQKSLSWHDFVDRLLLS, from the coding sequence ATGCAAGCTGACGCCCCTTCGGTGTACGAGCTTCTGCAAGCTCTCCTACCGCCGCCGCCCGCGCCTTTAGGACGAAAGGGGTTATTTGCTGAACAGCATTTCCGGGCGGGGCCCTGGGAAAGCGGTCTACGCAGCTTTTCCCAAGTGATTTTTATCAACCATCCCCTCAGTGGTGGCCTGCTGCTGCTGGCCTTTCTGATCCAGTCACCTTGGATGGCTCTCTTGGCTGTCTTGGGGATGGCTGCAGCAAACGCCGTTTCCAAGCTGCTGAATCTTGGCCAAAGCCTGCGCGATCAGGGAATCCACGGCTTCAACGGTGCCCTTGTGGGATGCGCCGCGGCAGTTGTAGCTGACTCCAGATCCGTGGTAGATACCGGGCTGATCGCAGTGTTCGTAGCGTTCGGAGGCGGACTCACAACGCTGATACTCGAACTGTGGCGACGCCTCTTTCATCTCCGCGGAGACCCGCCGGCGCTCACCCTGCCGTTCTGCCTGATCACCTGGGGACTGGTGGCCTTGGTGAGCCCTCAAATGCCAGACAGCATCGAGACGGTGAAAGCGGCGGCTTCGCCTGGCTCAGTTCAGGCATTGGCTTTCGGCCTTCCCCACAGCTTCGGACAGGTGTTTCTCTGTTCCGACCTGGTCAGCGGATGGCTCGTTCTCCTGGCAGTTGCGGTCGCAAGCCCCATCGCCGCCGCGCTCGGAGCGTGTGGCGCCCTGATGGGAATGATCACCGCCTTGGCAAGCGGAGCTGACAGCGCTGCTGTAGCCCAGGGGTTATGGGGTTACAACGGCGTTTTGGTGGCGATCGCCCTTGGCGGAATCTTCCACGTGCCCGGACGCAGAACCCTGGTCATGGCTCTCATCGGAGCCGGGTTTGCCAGCCTTGTACAGGGTCTACAGGGGAGGTTGATGGGCAGCCTGCCAGCGCTCACTCTGAGCTTCGTGCTCACAACCTGGATGCTGCAGCGTCTGGCTGGCCGAACCCTGCCGGCACTGATTCCTGTGGCCCTGCATGCCGTTGTTAGCCCTGAGGAACACCGCAAACGGTTTCTGGTGGCGAGTGAATTGTTAGGAAGCTTCCGCCGCAACTTGCGACAGAGGCTGGACGGCATGGCCCCCAACGCTGGGGGGGAACAGACTCAAAGCGAGCTGAACAGCGAGATACAAGCTCTTTTTGATGAGCTCGACCTGAACCGTGATGGCCAGCTCAGCCTTGAGGAGCTACGCCATGCGCTGTTGTCAGGCGGGACGAGCAAGCAAAGCCATCAGCGCCGAACCTCATCCCTCAACGATCAACTAACGGCAACGATGGCGTCGATGGATCTCAACGGTGATGGCCACATCGACTCCGCTGAATTCAGCCAGCTCATCCAACGCTTGCAACGACTCCGGCAGGGAGAAGAACGGCTGCTGCTGTACTTAATGCCCGTTGATGCCAATGGCAATGATCGTCTCGATCAAGAGGAATTAACGCGTCTCCTGCAAAGCATCGGCCAACCACCCCTAAGCGCCGGGGAACAAGCGTTGGTGTTCCCAAACCAGCAGAAAAGTCTTAGCTGGCACGATTTCGTGGATCGCTTGTTGTTGAGCTAA